The DNA segment GCTTCGGGATCGTGGCGCATCTGGTCTGGCGGCTCTATGCCGAACGCGAAGGCGACCTGATCCAGAAGCGCCATGATGCCAGGGCCATGATCGCTATGCTGCTCGGCGGTCTGCTGCTGACCGACCTTTCGATCGACCTGGTCTTCGGTTTCGCGTGGCGTCCCCTTCTTTTCGCCATGGCGCAGAACGTTGCGATCCTCGGCTTTTCGCTCTGGCTTGCGGGACGGGTCCTGACCGCCCGGTCGGACGTGCTCAGCTTCGATGGCGCCGCCCTGGCCGCGCCATCGCCGTTGCCGCCCACGGAGGACATTGAGGATCGAACGGCGGACGGCGCGCTGCGGCAGCGGTTGGCCGCGCTGATGGAGGTGGAGCGGATTCACCTCGATCCGGACCTGACCTTCGCCATGTTCGTGCAGCGGATGAACGCGCCTGAACGGGCCGTCCGGAAGCTGGTGAACCACGAGCTGGGCTTCGACCATTTCCGCTCCTTCTTGAACCACTATCGTGTCATGGAGGCTCGGAAGCTATTGGCGGACCCCGGCCGTTCCGCTGACAAGCTGATCGCGATCGCACTCGACAGCGGCTTCGCATCTCTCCCGAGCTTCAATCGCGTCTTCCGCGCCAACGAGGCGTGTACGCCCGGCGAGTACAGGGACGCGGCCCTGGCCGCCCGATCCACGGCCCAGAACAGTGATTTTCCGGCGGAATCGTCCTCCGGGCCGTGTTTCGAGAAACGATCAGCCGCCTTTTGATGCGACCGCAGCGAGCGACAGGGGCATAGATGCGCGCGCCAACTATCTGAGAGCAACAGCGTGAACGCCCTGATCGGACTTTGTGGAACCCTCGTCCTCCTGCTGCTCGTCGGAGGATTGATCGGCATTCTGGATCGCGAGCGCTTCGCGCCGCGCTGGCTGCTGATCGCCGCCCTGCTTGTGGCAATCAACGATGCCTTGCTCACCCGCATCTACCGCACGATACCCAATCTGATAGAGGGCGATCGGAACTGGCAGGGAATGCTGCTGGCGCTGATCGCGACCCTGGCGATTGCGGCACTTCCGATGTTCGGGTGGCGCCGGGTCGGCC comes from the Indioceanicola profundi genome and includes:
- a CDS encoding AraC family transcriptional regulator, producing MDLGQLDAALRLGGMTMLLFLAWLLFRQRRTIGMPALLFPPMAICLSGFLTGNTPDLALRLSGAPGAIAHFASGCTVVFLWWFCLACFDRQFRPRGGVLAVGLCWIALAAADRAIADPAPALSYTLVGLGFGIVAHLVWRLYAEREGDLIQKRHDARAMIAMLLGGLLLTDLSIDLVFGFAWRPLLFAMAQNVAILGFSLWLAGRVLTARSDVLSFDGAALAAPSPLPPTEDIEDRTADGALRQRLAALMEVERIHLDPDLTFAMFVQRMNAPERAVRKLVNHELGFDHFRSFLNHYRVMEARKLLADPGRSADKLIAIALDSGFASLPSFNRVFRANEACTPGEYRDAALAARSTAQNSDFPAESSSGPCFEKRSAAF